A genomic stretch from Setaria viridis chromosome 1, Setaria_viridis_v4.0, whole genome shotgun sequence includes:
- the LOC140221709 gene encoding uncharacterized protein, which yields MGLGGRGVVGERWSQRVLWICALGSAVSLYFVAVERQAQNRARAVAEGLRALDGAGGGAGEDV from the exons ATGGGGCTGGGAGGCCGGGGCGTCGTGGGGGAGAGGTGGTCGCAGCGCGTCCTCTGGATCTGCGCCCTGGGCAGCGCCGTGA GCCTCTACTTCGTGGCGGTGGAGAGGCAGGCGCAGAACCGcgcgcgggcggtggcggagggccTCAGGGCCCTcgacggcgctggcggcggtgccggggagGACGTGTGA
- the LOC117862088 gene encoding uncharacterized protein isoform X2, with protein MFLLLSQRILLSHVWSTATEIGLSGGDYVSLGWHEKEDLKCAVSCLRANKQVSSIGLWGRSMGAVTSLLYGAEDPSIAGMVLDSAFTNLYDLMMELVDVYKIRVPKFTVKMAVQYMRRIIQKRAKFDIMDLNVLKLAPKMSIPALFGHGLNDMFIQPHHCERIHQAYGGDKSIIKFEGDHNSPRPQSYYDSVSIFFYKTLHPPLLPAARSNKLHMGAFKVGNVTNESFFFEIINGLQPANTAACSSSTDAPNIPNAKRSAVDLLSESLNQLSVNNETDLDFLLDENRSLSEMDGDSVGSRLQDKISRHNEESCSYTSSNRESWGRCSSLGAASDDESSSGDNNDKQENKTVKALATPQRQSQRKPSDKDKAKEKKIRALWKKIKSEKVEMGDSLSQRFRMCLGQPARHKRNKSSGELTTP; from the exons ATGTTCCTGCTTTTATCCCAGAGAATACTGCTCTCCCATGTGTGGTCTACTGCCACGGAAATAG GTCTATCAGGTGGAGATTATGTCAGCCTGGGTTGGCATGAG AAAGAGGACCTCAAATGTGCGGTGTCATGTCTACGGGCCAATAAGCAAGTTTCCAGTATAGGCCTTTGGGGGCGATCGATGGGCGCTGTTACAAG CCTACTCTATGGAGCAGAAGATCCCTCTATTGCTGGCATGGTATTGGATAGTGCTTTTACTAATTTGTATGACTTGATGATGGAACTTGTCGACGTTTACAAAATTCGAGTTCCTAAATTCACG GTTAAGATGGCTGTACAGTACATGCGGCGAATTATTCAGAAAAGAGCCAAGTTTGACATAATGGATCTTAATGTTTTAAAG TTGGCTCCCAAGATGTCTATCCCTGCATTATTTGGACATGGCTTGAATGATATGTTTATTCAGCCTCACCATTGCGAGCGTATTCACCAGGCATATGGG GGGGATAAAAGTATAATAAAATTTGAGGGTGATCACAATTCCCCAAGACCTCAATCATATTATGATTCAGTTTCAATATTCTTCTACAAAACATTGCATCCTCCTCTGTTGCCTGCAGCACGTTCTAATAAGCTACATATGGGTGCATTTAAAGTTGGTAATGTAACCAATGAG AGTTTCTTCTTTGAAATCATCAATGGTCTGCAGCCAGCTAACACTGCTGCCTGCAGTTCATCGACAGATGCACCTAACATTCCAAATG CTAAAAGATCTGCAGTTGACTTGCTGTCAGAAAGCTTGAATCAGCTGTCTGTTAACAACGAGACTGACTTG GATTTCCTTTTAGATGAAAATCGTAGCCTTTCAGAGATGGATGGGGATAGTGTTGGATCACGTCTGCAG GATAAAATTAGTAGGCACAATGAGGAGTCCTGCTCATACACGAGCTCTAACAGAGAAAGTTGGGGCAGATGTTCATCTTTAGGAGCGGCCAGTGATGATGAGTCATCCTCGGGGGATAATAACGATAAGCAGGAG AATAAGACAGTGAAGGCTCTGGCTACGCCTCAAAGACAAAGCCAGAGGAAACCATCTGataaagataaagctaaggagAAGAAGATCCGAGCACTGTGGAAGAAGATTAAGAGCGAGAAGGTGGAGATGGGGGACAGTCTATCACAGCGCTTCAGGATGTGCCTCGGCCAACCTGCTCGGCACAAGAGGAACAAATCGTCTGGAGAGCTTACAACTCCATAG
- the LOC117846566 gene encoding ultraviolet-B receptor UVR8, producing the protein MRSLLLRTRAFASRRLLSSLAGAGGGDGTPRTGSVYGFGDNSHGAVGQPPPAADAYVPTPVPFLPSSVSAVAAGHYHSLAVSADEEVWAWGRNDEGQLGRGLHSPRNTWSNPEQVRGLENVQVRAVSASGVVSAAIGSDGSLWVWGRSKRGQLGLGKDIVEAAVPSRVEALSSYHVTKVSFGWGHAMALTKDGKLFGWGYSENGRLGEMGQSTRAPSAEEYIGKTVDKYSSSMMEAVEKMVEEKIRSEDNMPIIWEPSLVHEASPLEVSDVSCGIDHSLILLSDGVLLSGGDNTYGQLGRKAGLPKLLPVDMSYKPFSISASVGHSLALCHTSTEGTDGVETGVLSWGWNCSSQLGRSGQEDIPALVNCLSGVRPVSTSAGRVHSVVLTSRGEVWTWGSGRNGRLGLGSSIDEAEPYLVDTLEGVEVLQVAAGMDHNLLLVAE; encoded by the exons ATGCGTTCGCTCCTCCTCCGCACGCGCGCCTTCGCTTCGCggcgcctcctctcctcgcttgccggcgccggcggaggggacggGACCCCGCGCACCGGCTCGGTATACGGGTTCGGGGACAATAGTCACGGCGCGGTaggccagccgccgccggctgccgacGCCTACGTCCCCACGCCCGTACCCTTCCTCCCGTCGTCCGtgagcgccgtcgccgccggtcaCTACCACTCCCTCGCCGTATCTGCCGACGAGGAGGTATGGGCGTGGGGGCGCAACGACGAGGGCCAGCTCGGTCGCGGGCTTCACTCTCCGAG GAATACTTGGAGCAACCCAGAACAGGTCAGAGGATTGGAGAATGTTCAAGTTCGAGCTGTATCTGCGTCAGGTGTTGTTTCAGCAGCAATCGGATCTGATGGCTCTCTATGGGTTTGGGGGAGGTCAAAGCGTGGCCAACTTGGACTCGGGAAGGACATTGTAGAAGCTGCAGTACCATCTAGAGTGGAAGCACTTTCTAGCTACCACGTCACTAAG GTATCATTTGGATGGGGGCATGCCATGGCATTGACCAAGGATGGAAAGCTATTTGGTTGGGGCTACTCAGAAAATGGTAGGTTAGGAGAAATGGGTCAAAGCACTAGGGCACCTTCTGCAGAAGAATACATAGGCAAAACGGTAGATAAGTATTCTAGTTCAATGATGGAGGCTGTTGAAAAGATGGTTGAAGAGAAAATTCGGAGCGAAGACAATATGCCCATCATATGGGAACCATCTCTTGTTCATGAAGCAAGTCCTCTTGAGGTGTCTGATGTGTCTTGTGGCATTGATCATTCCCTGATCCTCCTCT CTGATGGCGTTCTACTGAGCGGTGGTGACAACACTTATGGGCAGCTGGGTAGGAAGGCAGGGCTACCCAAACTGCTTCCTGTTGACATGAGCTATAAGCCATTCTCCATTTCGGCTAGTGTTGGCCACTCCCTCGCACTATGCCATACATCAACTGAAGGCACTGACGGTGTGGAAACGGGTGTCCTCTCATGGGGATGGAACTGTAGCTCTCAGCTTGGGCGATCCGGCCAAGAAGACATCCCAGCACTGGTCAACTGTCTGAGCGGGGTGAGGCCGGTATCCACCTCGGCTGGCCGAGTCCATTCGGTTGTTCTCACGTCGAGAGGAGAAGTTTGGACGTGGGGATCTGGACGGAACGGTAGGCTAGGCTTGGGCAGCTCAATTGATGAGGCAGAGCCGTATCTTGTGGATACATTGGAAGGAGTAGAAGTCTTGCAAGTTGCTGCAGGGATGGACCATAATCTCCTCCTGGTCGCCGAGTAG
- the LOC117862088 gene encoding uncharacterized protein isoform X1, with amino-acid sequence MIEQFVNFVIRPPRSEYDPDQYLWDTEFILAGRKYKRLDWQLTNARGYILKCSHYVPAFIPENTALPCVVYCHGNSGCRADANEAAVILLSSNITVFTLDFSGSGLSGGDYVSLGWHEKEDLKCAVSCLRANKQVSSIGLWGRSMGAVTSLLYGAEDPSIAGMVLDSAFTNLYDLMMELVDVYKIRVPKFTVKMAVQYMRRIIQKRAKFDIMDLNVLKLAPKMSIPALFGHGLNDMFIQPHHCERIHQAYGGDKSIIKFEGDHNSPRPQSYYDSVSIFFYKTLHPPLLPAARSNKLHMGAFKVGNVTNESFFFEIINGLQPANTAACSSSTDAPNIPNAKRSAVDLLSESLNQLSVNNETDLDFLLDENRSLSEMDGDSVGSRLQDKISRHNEESCSYTSSNRESWGRCSSLGAASDDESSSGDNNDKQENKTVKALATPQRQSQRKPSDKDKAKEKKIRALWKKIKSEKVEMGDSLSQRFRMCLGQPARHKRNKSSGELTTP; translated from the exons ATGATCGAGCAGTTCGTCAATTTCGTCATCCGGCCGCCCCG ATCAGAATATGATCCAGATCAGTATCTATGGGACACAGAGTTTATCCTCGCAGGACGGAAATACAAACGACTAGA CTGGCAGCTTACAAATGCAAGAGGCTATATCTTAAAATGCAGCCACTATGTTCCTGCTTTTATCCCAGAGAATACTGCTCTCCCATGTGTGGTCTACTGCCACGGAAATAG TGGATGCCGAGCGGATGCAAATGAAGCCGCTGTAATACTGCTTTCTTCAAATATCACTGTTTTCACACTTGACTTTTCTGGGTCAGGTCTATCAGGTGGAGATTATGTCAGCCTGGGTTGGCATGAG AAAGAGGACCTCAAATGTGCGGTGTCATGTCTACGGGCCAATAAGCAAGTTTCCAGTATAGGCCTTTGGGGGCGATCGATGGGCGCTGTTACAAG CCTACTCTATGGAGCAGAAGATCCCTCTATTGCTGGCATGGTATTGGATAGTGCTTTTACTAATTTGTATGACTTGATGATGGAACTTGTCGACGTTTACAAAATTCGAGTTCCTAAATTCACG GTTAAGATGGCTGTACAGTACATGCGGCGAATTATTCAGAAAAGAGCCAAGTTTGACATAATGGATCTTAATGTTTTAAAG TTGGCTCCCAAGATGTCTATCCCTGCATTATTTGGACATGGCTTGAATGATATGTTTATTCAGCCTCACCATTGCGAGCGTATTCACCAGGCATATGGG GGGGATAAAAGTATAATAAAATTTGAGGGTGATCACAATTCCCCAAGACCTCAATCATATTATGATTCAGTTTCAATATTCTTCTACAAAACATTGCATCCTCCTCTGTTGCCTGCAGCACGTTCTAATAAGCTACATATGGGTGCATTTAAAGTTGGTAATGTAACCAATGAG AGTTTCTTCTTTGAAATCATCAATGGTCTGCAGCCAGCTAACACTGCTGCCTGCAGTTCATCGACAGATGCACCTAACATTCCAAATG CTAAAAGATCTGCAGTTGACTTGCTGTCAGAAAGCTTGAATCAGCTGTCTGTTAACAACGAGACTGACTTG GATTTCCTTTTAGATGAAAATCGTAGCCTTTCAGAGATGGATGGGGATAGTGTTGGATCACGTCTGCAG GATAAAATTAGTAGGCACAATGAGGAGTCCTGCTCATACACGAGCTCTAACAGAGAAAGTTGGGGCAGATGTTCATCTTTAGGAGCGGCCAGTGATGATGAGTCATCCTCGGGGGATAATAACGATAAGCAGGAG AATAAGACAGTGAAGGCTCTGGCTACGCCTCAAAGACAAAGCCAGAGGAAACCATCTGataaagataaagctaaggagAAGAAGATCCGAGCACTGTGGAAGAAGATTAAGAGCGAGAAGGTGGAGATGGGGGACAGTCTATCACAGCGCTTCAGGATGTGCCTCGGCCAACCTGCTCGGCACAAGAGGAACAAATCGTCTGGAGAGCTTACAACTCCATAG